A DNA window from Mycolicibacter hiberniae contains the following coding sequences:
- a CDS encoding phosphoribosyltransferase: protein MTRPRAFSRRPAPCTFADRHDAGRALAELLSGDLNDRAPGALVVLGLARGGVPVAWEVAAALGAPLDVFVVRKLGVPQQPELAMGALAGGRVVINDRVIRSLGISEEVLQAVIERERTELQRRERAYRGNRPPAKLRGRVVIVVDDGIATGASVLAAVRAIQAAEPASIVVGVPVAARAACRKVAQEADDVVCVSTPEDFDAVGQAYRDFHQVSDDEVRDLLAAPTTRTAG, encoded by the coding sequence ATGACTCGTCCGCGTGCGTTCAGCCGCCGGCCGGCACCGTGCACCTTCGCCGACCGCCATGACGCCGGGCGCGCGCTGGCCGAGCTGCTGTCGGGTGATCTGAACGACCGCGCGCCGGGGGCACTGGTGGTGCTGGGACTGGCCCGCGGCGGTGTACCGGTGGCCTGGGAGGTCGCCGCCGCGCTGGGGGCGCCGCTGGACGTGTTCGTGGTCCGCAAGCTCGGTGTGCCCCAGCAGCCCGAACTGGCGATGGGCGCCCTGGCCGGCGGGCGGGTGGTGATCAACGACCGGGTGATTCGCAGCCTTGGCATCAGTGAGGAGGTGCTGCAGGCGGTGATCGAGCGCGAGCGGACCGAACTGCAGCGGCGCGAACGCGCCTACCGCGGCAACCGCCCACCGGCGAAGCTTCGGGGCCGGGTGGTGATCGTGGTCGACGACGGCATCGCAACCGGCGCCAGTGTGCTGGCGGCGGTGCGGGCGATACAGGCTGCCGAACCGGCGTCGATCGTGGTGGGCGTGCCGGTGGCTGCCCGGGCGGCGTGCCGAAAGGTCGCCCAAGAGGCCGACGATGTGGTGTGCGTGAGCACACCGGAGGATTTCGACGCGGTGGGCCAGGCCTATCGCGACTTTCACCAGGTCAGCGACGACGAGGTCCGCGACCTGCTGGCCGCGCCGACTACCCGAACGGCGGGTTAG
- a CDS encoding carbon-nitrogen hydrolase family protein — MPKVGVAQVGSVLFDTAGTLAKLQEFVERAQAAGVEFLVFPEAFVGGYPKGLSFGAVVGSRTPAGRDEYVRYHSSAVTVPGPETNRIGELARQSRITMVVGVIERDGGTLYCTAVYFGADGQLLGKHRKLMPTASERLIWGQGDGSTIEVFDSPAGRFAATICWENYMPQFRLATYQQGVQLWCAPTVDDRDIWQSTMRHIAYEGRCFVLSACQYLNTADLPENYARDDSQQAPTDLIRGGSVIVSPLGEVLAGPVYGAETLLVADLDLDDQIRGKYDLDVTGHYARPDVFTLTVDRSARTAVVSAPTAAPEPVGFDDAIAGRKS, encoded by the coding sequence ATGCCCAAAGTCGGGGTTGCGCAAGTCGGGTCGGTCTTGTTCGACACCGCGGGGACGCTCGCCAAGTTGCAGGAGTTCGTCGAGCGGGCGCAGGCGGCAGGGGTGGAATTCCTGGTTTTCCCGGAGGCATTCGTGGGCGGGTATCCGAAGGGGCTGTCGTTCGGTGCGGTCGTCGGGTCCCGCACCCCGGCCGGTCGAGACGAGTACGTGCGGTACCACTCGTCGGCGGTGACGGTGCCCGGACCGGAGACGAACCGGATCGGTGAGCTCGCACGCCAGTCGAGAATCACGATGGTGGTGGGGGTGATCGAGCGCGACGGCGGAACCCTGTATTGCACCGCTGTCTATTTCGGCGCCGACGGACAGTTGCTGGGCAAGCACCGCAAGCTGATGCCGACGGCGAGCGAACGGCTGATCTGGGGTCAGGGTGACGGGTCGACGATCGAGGTGTTCGACAGTCCCGCCGGCCGGTTCGCCGCGACCATCTGCTGGGAGAACTACATGCCCCAGTTCCGCCTCGCCACCTACCAGCAGGGCGTACAGCTGTGGTGCGCACCGACGGTCGACGACCGCGACATCTGGCAGTCCACCATGCGGCACATCGCGTACGAGGGCCGGTGCTTCGTGCTCAGCGCCTGCCAGTACCTCAACACCGCCGACCTGCCCGAGAACTACGCGCGCGACGACTCGCAGCAGGCGCCGACGGACCTGATTCGCGGCGGCAGCGTCATCGTCTCTCCGCTCGGCGAGGTACTCGCGGGACCGGTCTACGGGGCGGAAACCCTGCTGGTGGCCGACCTCGACCTCGACGATCAGATCCGCGGCAAATACGACCTCGACGTCACCGGCCACTATGCGCGACCAGACGTCTTCACCCTGACCGTGGACCGCAGTGCCCGGACCGCGGTCGTCTCGGCGCCGACCGCCGCGCCCGAACCGGTGGGCTTCGACGACGCGATCGCCGGGCGGAAGTCGTAG
- a CDS encoding M20/M25/M40 family metallo-hydrolase gives MTEFPDPAGDAVGEVVELVSALIRFDTSNTGELATTKGEADCARWVAAQLEEVGYKTEYLESGAPGRGNVFARLAGSDPSRGALLIHGHLDVVPAEASDWSVHPFSGAIEDGYVWGRGAVDMKDMVGMMIAVARHLARSGITPPRDLVFAFVADEEAGGKYGAHWLVEHRPDLFAGVTEAIGEVGGFSLTVPRRDGGERRLYLIETAEKGLCWMRLRAHGRAGHGSMINDDNAVTALAEAVARLGRHRFPLVLTEAVEQFLTAVSEETGLVIDVDSPDLEGMIEKLGPIARIVNATLRDTATPTMLQAGYKANVIPATAEAVLDCRVLPGRQAAFEAEVDALIGPDVTREWVALQPPVETTFDGDLVEAMNAALLACDPDARAVPYMLSGGTDAKAFAKLGIRCFGFAPLRLPPELDFAALFHGVDERVPVDALKFGTRVLHHFLTHC, from the coding sequence GTGACCGAATTCCCGGATCCTGCCGGTGACGCCGTGGGCGAGGTGGTCGAACTCGTCAGCGCCCTCATTCGCTTCGACACCTCCAACACCGGCGAACTGGCCACCACCAAGGGCGAGGCGGACTGCGCCCGCTGGGTGGCCGCCCAGCTCGAGGAAGTGGGTTATAAGACCGAATACCTCGAATCGGGTGCGCCGGGGCGCGGCAACGTGTTCGCCCGCCTGGCGGGCAGTGACCCGTCCCGCGGGGCGCTGCTGATTCACGGCCACCTCGATGTGGTGCCGGCCGAGGCGAGCGACTGGAGTGTGCACCCGTTCTCCGGTGCGATCGAGGACGGCTATGTCTGGGGCCGCGGCGCGGTCGACATGAAGGACATGGTCGGGATGATGATCGCGGTGGCCCGCCACCTGGCCCGGTCCGGTATCACCCCGCCGCGGGATCTGGTGTTCGCTTTCGTCGCCGACGAGGAGGCCGGCGGCAAGTACGGCGCGCATTGGCTCGTCGAGCACCGTCCCGACCTGTTTGCCGGGGTCACCGAGGCGATCGGGGAGGTCGGGGGCTTCTCGCTGACGGTGCCGCGGCGCGACGGCGGCGAGCGTCGGCTCTACCTGATCGAGACCGCGGAGAAGGGCCTGTGCTGGATGCGGCTGCGGGCCCACGGCCGGGCCGGGCACGGGTCCATGATCAACGACGACAACGCCGTCACCGCGCTGGCCGAGGCGGTGGCCCGACTCGGCCGGCACCGCTTCCCGCTGGTGCTCACCGAGGCGGTGGAGCAGTTCCTGACCGCGGTGAGCGAGGAGACCGGACTGGTCATCGACGTCGACTCCCCGGACCTGGAGGGGATGATCGAGAAACTGGGGCCCATCGCCCGCATCGTCAACGCCACCCTGCGCGACACCGCGACACCGACCATGCTGCAGGCCGGCTACAAGGCCAACGTGATCCCGGCGACGGCCGAGGCGGTGCTGGACTGCCGGGTGCTGCCCGGGCGTCAGGCAGCGTTCGAGGCCGAGGTCGACGCCCTGATCGGTCCCGACGTGACCCGGGAATGGGTCGCCCTGCAGCCGCCCGTCGAGACGACCTTCGACGGCGACCTGGTCGAGGCGATGAACGCCGCGCTGCTGGCCTGCGATCCCGACGCCCGGGCGGTGCCCTACATGCTGTCCGGAGGAACGGACGCAAAAGCCTTCGCCAAGTTGGGTATTCGCTGCTTCGGGTTCGCGCCGCTGCGCCTTCCGCCCGAGCTTGACTTCGCCGCGCTGTTCCACGGGGTCGACGAGCGGGTTCCGGTCGACGCGCTGAAGTTCGGCACCCGAGTCCTGCACCACTTCCTGACACACTGTTGA
- a CDS encoding YbhB/YbcL family Raf kinase inhibitor-like protein, translating into MSSVHDPYAALPKLPTFTLTSTSLTDGAQLAKPQVSGIMGAGGEDASPQLSWSGFPEETRSFAVTCYDPEAPTASGFWHWAVANLPATCTELPEGVGDGSLLPGDALTLVNDAGMRRYVGAAPPPGHGTHRYYFAVHAVDVEKLDLAEDASPAYLGFNLFMHAIARAVIVGTYERN; encoded by the coding sequence ATGAGCTCTGTCCACGACCCCTACGCCGCGCTGCCCAAGCTGCCGACCTTCACCCTCACCTCGACATCGCTCACCGACGGCGCGCAGCTTGCCAAGCCGCAGGTCAGCGGAATCATGGGCGCCGGCGGTGAAGACGCCAGCCCGCAGCTGAGCTGGTCGGGCTTCCCCGAGGAGACCCGCAGCTTCGCAGTCACCTGCTACGACCCGGAAGCTCCCACCGCCTCGGGATTCTGGCACTGGGCGGTGGCCAACCTGCCGGCCACCTGCACTGAGCTGCCCGAAGGCGTCGGTGACGGCAGCCTGCTGCCCGGGGATGCCCTGACGTTGGTCAACGACGCCGGGATGCGCCGCTACGTGGGTGCGGCACCGCCTCCTGGCCACGGCACGCACCGCTACTACTTCGCGGTACACGCCGTCGACGTCGAGAAGCTCGACCTCGCCGAGGACGCCAGCCCGGCCTACCTCGGCTTCAACCTGTTCATGCACGCCATCGCGCGCGCGGTGATCGTCGGCACCTACGAGCGCAACTAG
- a CDS encoding quinone-dependent dihydroorotate dehydrogenase, with amino-acid sequence MGLYGALRRAMFLLPPERVHTLAFGALRGATATAPTRRALRRRLAPHDPILASTVFGVHFPGPLGLAAGFDKDGIGLKTWGALGFGYAEVGTVTAAPQPGNPAPRLFRLPKDRALLNRMGFNNHGAHALAAKLAGHQPDVPIGVNIGKTKVTPPEGAVEDYRASARLLAPLAAYLVVNVSSPNTPGLRDLQAIDALRPILTAVRAETTKPVLVKIAPDLADTDIDAIADLCVELDLAGIVATNTTVSRDGLSTPGVAELGPGGISGPPVARRALEVLRRLHARVGDRLVLISVGGIETADDAWERITAGAALLQGYTGFIYGGGLWARNIHDGLAQRLRDGGYASLAEAVGSAAT; translated from the coding sequence ATGGGTCTCTACGGCGCGCTGCGCCGGGCAATGTTCCTGCTGCCGCCGGAGCGGGTGCACACCCTGGCGTTCGGCGCGTTACGCGGTGCCACCGCAACGGCACCGACTCGCCGGGCGCTGCGGCGCCGGCTCGCCCCGCACGACCCGATCCTGGCCAGCACGGTGTTCGGGGTGCACTTCCCCGGACCGCTCGGACTGGCAGCCGGATTCGACAAGGACGGCATCGGGCTCAAGACCTGGGGCGCACTGGGTTTCGGTTATGCCGAAGTGGGCACCGTGACGGCGGCGCCGCAGCCGGGAAATCCTGCGCCGCGACTGTTCCGGCTGCCGAAAGACCGTGCGCTGCTGAACCGGATGGGCTTCAACAACCACGGCGCCCACGCCCTGGCGGCGAAGCTGGCGGGCCATCAACCCGATGTGCCGATCGGGGTCAACATCGGCAAGACCAAAGTCACGCCGCCCGAGGGCGCGGTCGAGGATTACCGCGCCAGCGCCCGGCTGCTGGCCCCGCTGGCCGCCTACCTGGTGGTCAACGTCAGCTCGCCGAACACTCCCGGCCTGCGCGACCTGCAGGCCATCGACGCGCTGCGACCCATCCTGACGGCGGTGCGCGCCGAGACCACCAAACCGGTGCTGGTGAAGATCGCACCGGACCTGGCCGACACCGACATCGACGCCATCGCCGACCTGTGCGTGGAGCTGGACCTGGCCGGCATCGTGGCCACCAACACCACGGTGTCCCGCGACGGCCTGAGCACCCCGGGAGTCGCCGAGCTGGGGCCCGGCGGAATCTCCGGCCCTCCGGTGGCCCGCCGGGCACTGGAAGTGCTGCGCCGGCTGCACGCCCGGGTGGGCGACCGACTGGTGCTGATCAGCGTCGGCGGGATCGAAACCGCCGACGACGCGTGGGAGCGCATCACCGCCGGTGCCGCGCTGCTGCAGGGCTACACAGGCTTCATCTACGGCGGCGGCCTGTGGGCCAGAAACATTCACGACGGCCTGGCCCAGCGGCTCCGCGACGGCGGCTACGCCTCGCTGGCCGAGGCGGTGGGCTCCGCGGCCACTTAG
- a CDS encoding DUF5703 family protein translates to MTALRPRRLPPGWETGLSDDYEWIPLRLPPEVSRIGASTRLSIEAEYRGWELTRVRLYTDGSRRVLLRRKKSATDPVSAGRCVDQPGL, encoded by the coding sequence TTGACCGCGCTGCGCCCACGTCGACTGCCGCCCGGGTGGGAGACCGGGCTGTCCGACGATTACGAATGGATTCCGCTGCGACTGCCCCCGGAGGTCAGCCGGATCGGGGCGTCCACCCGATTGTCCATCGAGGCCGAATACCGAGGTTGGGAGCTGACTCGAGTGCGGCTGTACACCGACGGGAGCAGGCGAGTGCTGTTACGCCGCAAGAAGTCAGCCACCGACCCGGTCAGCGCCGGCCGCTGCGTCGACCAGCCGGGACTGTAG
- a CDS encoding YncE family protein, translated as MPKCSPRRPRRSLRALLLPLLLLTACSSNPITAPPPTIAPAQPAVSPAATVRPAGTVQPLGEPATGAVFDAATGLLAVLSPGSQDHGGASVSLVGDAGRPPGVVALPGPASSLAGDGQGRVYLAGRGGYYTVDLTARTATRVDVADAADVEFTAIGRRSDGVMVLGSSDGTVYTLASDGAQVAERSKIFARVDQIVTQGDIAVVLDRGQTSVTTIGSNGKPQFALRAGQGATTLAAAAHGPVLAADTRGGRLLVYGVDPLMLHQDYPVPHAPYGLAGAGGFAWVSQTGTNTVVGYDLTTGIPVEKVRYPTVQQPNTLALDDTADTLYVVSGSGAGVQIIEHATRPR; from the coding sequence GTGCCCAAGTGCTCCCCCCGCCGGCCCCGCCGGTCCCTTCGAGCCCTGTTGCTGCCGTTGTTGCTGCTCACGGCGTGCTCGTCCAATCCGATCACCGCACCGCCGCCCACCATCGCGCCGGCGCAGCCCGCCGTGTCCCCGGCCGCCACGGTGCGCCCGGCGGGCACCGTGCAACCCCTGGGCGAGCCGGCAACCGGCGCGGTGTTCGATGCCGCGACCGGGCTGCTGGCGGTGCTGTCCCCCGGATCGCAGGACCACGGCGGCGCCTCCGTCAGCCTGGTCGGCGATGCCGGCCGCCCACCGGGCGTGGTGGCGCTGCCGGGGCCGGCGAGCTCGCTGGCCGGCGACGGCCAAGGCCGGGTCTACCTGGCCGGCCGCGGCGGCTACTACACCGTGGACCTGACCGCCCGCACCGCCACGCGCGTCGATGTCGCCGACGCCGCCGACGTCGAGTTCACCGCGATCGGCCGGCGCAGCGACGGCGTCATGGTGCTGGGCAGCTCCGACGGCACCGTCTACACCCTGGCGTCCGACGGGGCGCAGGTCGCGGAGCGGTCGAAGATCTTCGCCCGGGTCGACCAGATCGTGACCCAGGGAGACATCGCGGTGGTGCTCGACCGTGGCCAGACCTCGGTGACGACCATCGGCTCCAACGGCAAACCCCAATTCGCGCTGCGCGCCGGCCAGGGCGCCACCACCCTGGCCGCCGCCGCGCACGGCCCGGTACTGGCCGCCGACACCCGCGGCGGGCGCCTGCTGGTCTACGGCGTCGATCCGCTGATGCTGCATCAGGACTACCCGGTGCCGCACGCCCCCTACGGGCTGGCCGGGGCGGGCGGCTTCGCGTGGGTGTCGCAGACCGGGACGAACACCGTGGTCGGCTACGATCTGACCACCGGAATCCCCGTGGAAAAGGTTCGTTATCCGACTGTGCAGCAACCCAACACCCTGGCACTGGACGACACCGCGGACACCTTGTACGTGGTGTCCGGTTCGGGGGCCGGGGTGCAGATCATCGAGCACGCCACGAGGCCACGTTGA
- a CDS encoding undecaprenyl-diphosphate phosphatase has protein sequence MSWPQVVVLAIVQGLTEFLPISSSGHLAVVSRLFFAGDAGASFTAVTQLGTEVAVLVYFARDIARIATAWLSGVASKLAKTPLPADRETDYRLGWYVIIGTIPICVLGVVFTDQIRSGVRNLWVVATALVVFSAVIAAAEYLGRQARHAKELTWRDAVLVGSAQTLALVPGVSRSGATISAGLFAGLDRELAARFGFLLAIPAVFASGLFSLPDAFHPGGAGMSASGPQLLIATLIAFAVGWAAISWFLKFLVTHSMYWFVGYRVVVGTTILILLATGVLAASP, from the coding sequence ATGTCGTGGCCGCAGGTGGTGGTGCTGGCCATCGTGCAGGGCCTCACGGAGTTTCTGCCGATATCGTCCTCGGGGCACCTGGCGGTGGTGTCGCGGCTGTTCTTCGCCGGTGACGCCGGCGCCTCGTTCACCGCGGTCACCCAACTGGGCACCGAGGTCGCCGTGCTGGTCTACTTCGCCCGCGACATCGCGCGCATCGCCACGGCCTGGTTGTCCGGGGTGGCCTCCAAATTGGCCAAGACACCGTTGCCCGCCGACCGGGAGACCGACTACCGGCTGGGCTGGTACGTCATCATCGGCACCATCCCGATCTGCGTGCTGGGCGTGGTGTTCACCGACCAGATCCGGTCCGGGGTACGAAACCTGTGGGTGGTTGCCACCGCGCTGGTTGTGTTCTCGGCGGTGATCGCCGCGGCCGAATACCTCGGCCGCCAGGCCCGCCACGCCAAGGAACTGACCTGGCGGGACGCCGTGCTGGTGGGCTCGGCGCAGACCCTGGCGCTGGTGCCTGGGGTGTCGCGGTCCGGGGCCACCATCAGTGCCGGACTGTTCGCCGGCCTGGACCGGGAACTGGCCGCCCGGTTCGGGTTCCTGCTGGCGATTCCGGCGGTGTTCGCCTCGGGACTGTTCTCGCTGCCGGATGCGTTCCACCCCGGGGGCGCGGGCATGAGCGCCAGCGGACCGCAGCTGCTGATAGCCACCCTGATCGCCTTCGCGGTGGGCTGGGCCGCCATCTCCTGGTTCCTGAAATTCCTGGTGACGCACAGCATGTACTGGTTCGTCGGATACCGGGTCGTCGTCGGCACGACGATCCTGATCCTGCTGGCCACCGGAGTGTTGGCGGCCTCGCCATGA
- a CDS encoding histidine phosphatase family protein produces MTVILLRHGRSTSNTSGVLAGRSEGVDLDDLGREQAAQLVGRFDGLPIQAVVRSPLLRCRSTVEPLAAALGLEPLVDDRLAEVDYGTWTGRKISELVAEPLWRVVQAQPSAAIFPEGEGLAQVQARAVAAVRDHDRQLAEQRGADVLWVACTHGDVIKAVIADALGVHLDGFQRITADPASASVIRYTPLRPFVIHLNHTGASLAAAVRSSPAPSGHESDAVVGGSTT; encoded by the coding sequence ATGACCGTGATCCTGCTGCGGCACGGCCGGTCCACCTCGAACACCTCCGGGGTGCTCGCGGGGCGCTCCGAGGGCGTCGACCTCGACGACCTGGGCCGGGAGCAGGCGGCGCAGCTCGTCGGCCGATTCGACGGCCTGCCGATCCAAGCGGTGGTGCGCTCGCCGCTGCTGCGGTGCCGCAGCACCGTCGAACCGCTGGCGGCTGCGCTCGGGCTCGAGCCGCTGGTCGACGACCGGCTCGCCGAGGTCGACTACGGAACCTGGACCGGGCGCAAGATCAGCGAGCTGGTGGCCGAGCCGCTGTGGCGGGTGGTTCAGGCCCAGCCCAGCGCGGCGATCTTCCCCGAGGGCGAAGGGCTGGCGCAGGTGCAGGCCCGGGCCGTCGCCGCGGTCCGCGACCACGACCGGCAGCTCGCTGAGCAGCGCGGCGCCGACGTGCTGTGGGTGGCGTGCACCCACGGCGACGTCATCAAGGCCGTCATCGCCGATGCGCTCGGCGTGCATCTCGACGGATTTCAGCGGATCACCGCCGACCCGGCATCGGCCAGCGTCATCCGTTACACCCCGTTGCGCCCATTCGTCATCCATCTCAACCACACCGGAGCCTCCTTGGCCGCGGCGGTACGCAGTTCCCCGGCCCCCTCCGGCCACGAGAGCGACGCCGTCGTCGGCGGCTCCACCACTTAG
- a CDS encoding DUF3090 domain-containing protein — MSRAIHVFRTPDRFVAGTVGQPGNRTFYLQAVHDDRVVSVVLEKQQVAVLAERIGALLIEVNRRFGTPVPPEPTEIDDLNPLVTPVDAEFRVGTMGLGWDSEAQTVVVELLAVSDAEFDASVVLDDTDEGPDAVRVFLTPESARQFATRSNRVISAGRPPCPLCDEPLDPAGHMCVRTNGYRRGAFGPDDEPDDSEI, encoded by the coding sequence ATGTCCCGAGCAATCCACGTCTTCCGCACTCCCGACCGCTTCGTGGCCGGGACCGTCGGCCAGCCCGGAAACCGCACCTTCTACCTGCAGGCGGTTCACGACGACCGGGTGGTCTCGGTGGTGCTGGAAAAGCAGCAGGTCGCGGTCCTCGCCGAGCGGATCGGTGCGCTGCTGATCGAGGTCAACCGCCGATTCGGCACGCCGGTGCCGCCCGAGCCCACCGAAATCGACGACTTGAACCCGCTGGTCACACCGGTGGACGCCGAGTTCCGGGTGGGAACCATGGGGCTGGGCTGGGATTCCGAGGCGCAGACGGTGGTGGTGGAACTGCTCGCCGTCAGCGACGCCGAATTCGACGCCTCGGTGGTGCTCGACGACACCGACGAGGGGCCGGATGCGGTGCGGGTGTTCCTCACCCCGGAGTCCGCGCGCCAATTCGCCACGCGCTCCAACCGGGTCATCTCGGCGGGCCGCCCGCCGTGTCCGCTGTGCGACGAGCCGCTGGACCCGGCCGGCCATATGTGCGTGCGCACCAACGGCTATCGGCGGGGTGCTTTCGGGCCCGACGATGAGCCCGATGACTCCGAAATCTGA
- a CDS encoding SCO1664 family protein: MTPKSDDREALHSGELEILGRIRSASNATFLCEAALGEHRVHCVYKPVAGEQPLWDFPDGTLAGRELAAHLISVALGWDLVPYTIIRDGPAGPGMVQRWVDQPGDAAEDDDAPPALVDVVPAGPVPAGYLPVLQAYGPAGDPVTLVHADDARLRRLAIFDVVINNADRKGGHVLCGTDGRVYGVDHGVSLHTDDKLRTVLWGWAGKVLADLDDQALPDLARLLAALDGPLERALQPHLTSNEIAALRRRVADLLDHPVMPCPNRHRPIPWPAF; the protein is encoded by the coding sequence ATGACTCCGAAATCTGACGACCGGGAGGCGTTGCACTCCGGGGAGCTGGAGATCCTGGGCCGTATCCGCTCGGCGAGCAACGCCACGTTCCTGTGTGAGGCGGCGCTGGGGGAGCACCGTGTGCACTGCGTCTACAAGCCGGTCGCCGGCGAACAGCCGCTCTGGGACTTCCCCGACGGCACCCTGGCCGGCCGGGAGCTGGCCGCACACCTGATCTCGGTAGCGTTGGGCTGGGATCTGGTGCCCTACACGATCATTCGCGACGGCCCCGCCGGACCGGGCATGGTGCAGCGCTGGGTGGATCAACCCGGAGACGCCGCCGAAGACGACGACGCGCCGCCGGCGCTGGTCGACGTGGTGCCGGCCGGCCCCGTCCCGGCCGGCTACCTGCCGGTGTTGCAGGCCTACGGCCCCGCCGGCGATCCGGTCACCCTGGTGCATGCCGACGACGCCCGCCTGCGCCGACTGGCCATCTTCGACGTGGTGATCAACAACGCCGACCGCAAGGGCGGCCACGTCCTGTGCGGCACCGACGGCCGCGTCTACGGGGTCGACCACGGTGTGAGCCTGCACACCGACGACAAGCTGCGGACCGTGCTGTGGGGTTGGGCGGGCAAGGTCCTGGCCGACCTCGACGACCAGGCGCTGCCGGACCTGGCGCGGCTGTTGGCGGCGTTGGACGGCCCGCTGGAGCGCGCGCTGCAACCCCACCTGACCTCCAATGAGATCGCGGCGCTGCGCCGACGCGTCGCCGACCTGCTGGACCATCCGGTGATGCCCTGCCCGAACCGTCACCGCCCCATACCCTGGCCGGCATTTTGA
- a CDS encoding 3'(2'),5'-bisphosphate nucleotidase CysQ has product MTLTDAALAAELAVDAGKLLLTVRDTVGFAQPWHLGDTGDGRANQLIIRRLRDARPGDAVLSEESPDTLARLRADRVWIIDPLDGTREFTTPGRDDWAVHIALWQRGGVDGYGAITDAAVSLPAYDNRSNVVFRSDTVAGPAARTEPAQTIRVAVSASRMPGLVRLLREVLPVEPVLMGSAGAKAMAVVRGDVDAYLHAGGQWEWDSAAPAGVVQAAGLHASRIDGSPLRYNRPDPYLPDLLMCRPDVAPILLDAIRRTVL; this is encoded by the coding sequence GTGACGCTGACCGACGCGGCGCTGGCCGCCGAACTGGCGGTCGACGCCGGAAAGCTCTTGCTGACAGTGCGGGACACGGTGGGCTTCGCCCAACCGTGGCACCTCGGCGACACCGGCGACGGCCGGGCCAACCAGCTGATCATCCGCAGACTGCGCGACGCGCGTCCCGGCGATGCGGTGCTCAGTGAGGAATCCCCGGACACCCTGGCCCGGCTGCGGGCCGACCGGGTCTGGATCATCGACCCCCTCGACGGCACCCGGGAGTTCACCACCCCGGGCCGAGACGACTGGGCGGTGCACATCGCGCTGTGGCAACGCGGGGGAGTCGACGGCTACGGCGCCATCACCGACGCCGCGGTGTCGCTGCCGGCCTACGACAACCGCAGCAACGTGGTCTTCCGCTCCGACACCGTCGCGGGCCCGGCCGCGCGCACCGAACCGGCGCAGACCATTCGGGTCGCCGTCAGCGCCTCCCGGATGCCCGGTCTGGTGCGGCTCCTGCGCGAGGTGCTGCCCGTCGAGCCGGTGCTGATGGGGTCGGCGGGCGCCAAGGCGATGGCCGTGGTGCGCGGCGACGTGGACGCCTACCTGCACGCCGGCGGGCAGTGGGAATGGGATTCGGCCGCCCCCGCCGGTGTGGTGCAGGCGGCGGGACTGCACGCCTCGCGCATCGACGGGTCGCCGTTGCGCTACAACCGGCCCGACCCCTACCTGCCCGACCTGCTCATGTGCCGGCCCGACGTCGCGCCCATCCTGCTGGATGCCATCCGGCGCACGGTGCTCTAG